One Phaseolus vulgaris cultivar G19833 chromosome 2, P. vulgaris v2.0, whole genome shotgun sequence DNA window includes the following coding sequences:
- the LOC137809653 gene encoding protein WUSCHEL, with translation MHSLLSLTSPTLSFSLSNNPHSFLFLFASLCFHSIMEPQQPQGSQPNEDGGSGKGGFLSRQSSTRWTPTTDQIRILKDLYYNNGIRSPSAEQIQRISARLRQYGKIEGKNVFYWFQNHKARERQKKRFTSDNVPMQRPAPTNAAPPWKPDQDPIHTKYSNISSTGISSASSSSVEMITVGQMGNYGYGSVPMEKSFRDCSISAGGSSGHVGINHNLGWVGVDPYSSAYANFFDKIRPNEETLEEEEEEEEEEEEEDGGAEIETLPLFPMHGEDIHGYCNLKSNSYNYDGNGWYHSEDGFKNGSRASLELSLNSYTRRSPDFA, from the exons ATGCACTCTCTTCTCTCCCTCACCTCACCTACCCTCTCATTCTCTCTATCCAACAACCCacattcttttttgtttttgttcgcTTCTCTTTGTTTCCACTCCATCATGGAACCTCAACAACCACAAGGGAGCCAACCAAACGAGGATGGTGGCAGTGGAAAAGGGGGCTTTCTTAGCAGGCAAAGTAGTACACGGTGGACTCCCACAACCGACCAGATAAGAATATTGAAGGACCTTTACTACAACAATGGAATTAGATCCCCAAGTGCAGAGCAGATTCAGAGGATCTCTGCTAGGCTGAGGCAGTACGGTAAGATTGAAGGCAAGAATGTCTTTTATTGGTTCCAGAACCACAAAGCTCGAGAAAGGCAGAAGAAAAGGTTCACTTCTGATAATGTGCCCATGCAAAGACCTGCCCCAACTAATGCTGCTCCTCCTTGGAAACCTGATCAAGATCCTATTCATACCAAGTATTCCAACATTTCTTCTACAG GGATCTCTTCTGCATCATCTTCTTCTGTTGAGATGATTACTGTCGGGCAGATGGGGAATTATGGCTATGGTTCTGTACCCATGGAGAAAAGTTTTAGG GACTGTTCAATATCTGCTGGGGGTAGCAGTGGCCATGTTGGAATAAACCACAACTTGGGATGGGTTGGTGTTGATCCTTATTCCTCAGCCTACGCCAACTTCTTTGATAAAATAAGGCCAAATGAAGAAACcctggaagaagaagaagaagaagaagaggaagaagaggaggaggaTGGGGGTGCTGAGATTGAAACTCTCCCTTTATTCCCTATGCACGGCGAGGACATTCATGGCTACTGCAACCTGAAGTCTAATTCTTACAACTATGATGGAAACGGGTGGTATCATTCTGAAGACGGGTTCAAGAATGGTTCTCGTGCTTCTTTGGAGCTCAGTCTGAACTCCTACACTCGCAGATCTCCAGATTTCGCTTAA